The proteins below come from a single Deltaproteobacteria bacterium genomic window:
- a CDS encoding four helix bundle protein, producing MDQKNSKVHSFRDLRVWQAGMDLVEHVYRLTQAFPPQEMYGLTIQMRRAAVSIPSNIAEGHIRAHSKEFLNFISIAHGSLAELQTQIEIAGRLRYLSALQVTPLLEQAASLSKQLHTLRSAISKRD from the coding sequence ATGGATCAAAAGAATAGTAAGGTTCATAGCTTCCGCGACTTACGCGTGTGGCAAGCTGGTATGGATTTAGTTGAGCACGTGTATCGCTTAACCCAGGCATTCCCACCCCAGGAAATGTACGGTCTAACAATCCAGATGAGACGCGCGGCTGTTTCTATTCCGTCGAATATTGCCGAAGGGCATATCAGAGCACACAGCAAAGAGTTCTTGAATTTTATCTCTATTGCGCACGGTTCCCTAGCGGAATTACAAACACAAATCGAAATTGCGGGTCGGTTACGGTATCTATCAGCCCTCCAAGTCACTCCGTTACTCGAACAAGCAGCGTCATTAAGCAAACAACTGCATA